From the genome of Xiphophorus hellerii strain 12219 chromosome 11, Xiphophorus_hellerii-4.1, whole genome shotgun sequence, one region includes:
- the unc119a2 gene encoding protein unc-119 homolog B, which yields MSYSCTSRGNSQDPSNANPARTTGGTDGGTDSTGNGSPKQTAVMKVKKGCNSAEVEVPVTTEEELLGRTVITPEDVLGLQKITEHYLCSPDENVFNIDFTRFKIRDMETSTVLFEITKPPSTDKSGEKRDIDLNAGRFVRYQFTPAFLRLRQVGATVEFTVGDMPIENFRMIERHYFREKLLKSFDFEFGFCMPSSKNTCEHIYEFPPLSEDTIREMVLHPYETQSDSFYFVDNKLVMHNKADYSYNGGT from the exons atGAGCTATTCTTGTACCAGCAGAGGCAATAGCCAGGACCCATCAAACGCTAATCCAGCCAGAACCACCGGAGGCACCGACGGCGGCACGGACAGCACCGGCAACGGCAGCCCGAAGCAAACGGCGGTGATGAAAGTGAAGAAAGGCTGCAACTCGGCCGAGGTGGAGGTCCCGGTGACCacggaggaggagctgctgggcAGGACGGTGATCACTCCGGAGGATGTTCTGGGCTTGCAGAAGATCACAGAGC atTATCTTTGCAGCCCAGACGAGAATGTTTTCAACATCGACTTCACAAGGTTCAAGATCAGAGACATGGAGACGAGCACAGTGCTGTTTGAAATCACCAAACCTCCGTCCACAG ATAAGTCAGGAGAGAAGAGGGATATCGACCTGAACGCCGGCCGTTTTGTTCGTTACCAGTTCACCCCTGCTTTCCTCCGACTGCGGCAGGTTGGAGCCAC GGTCGAGTTTACAGTCGGTGACATGCCTATAGAAAACTTCCGGATGATTGAGAGACATTATTTCAGGGAGAAGCTGCTCAAGAGTTTCGACTTTGAGTTTGGCTTCTGTATGCCCAGCAGCAAGAACACCTGTGAGCACATCTACGAATTCCCACCTCTGTCAGAGGACACCA TCAGAGAGATGGTCCTGCACCCCTACGAGACGCAGTCTGACAGCTTCTACTTTGTGGACAATAAGCTGGTCATGCACAACAAGGCAGACTACTCATACAACGGCGGGACATAG